In the genome of Quercus robur chromosome 3, dhQueRobu3.1, whole genome shotgun sequence, one region contains:
- the LOC126719944 gene encoding transposon Ty3-I Gag-Pol polyprotein yields MDFVLGLPRTLRKHDSILVVVDRFSKMAHFLRCSKTSDASKIAKLYFDEIVKLYGLPKTIVSDRDVRFMSYFWKTLWHLVGTKLKFSTAFHPQTDGQTEVVNRSLGNLLRCLMGEVNRNWDSILLVAQLAYNSSVNRSISASPFEVVHGYTPRKPLDLLPMSPHFRIFESAEAFARHIHNLHNEIRKKIQVGDYVMTRIRFERFPSGTIKKLQARSARPFKIKDGFDDGKDLVVSVMSAMGEEQICGLKDIGPK; encoded by the exons ATGGATTTTGTGTTAGGTTTGCCCCGCACCTTAAGGAAGCACGATTCCATTCTAGTAGTTGTTGATCGTTTCTCCAAGATGGCCCATTTCCTACGATGTTCTAAGACCTCTGATGCTTCTAAGATCGCAAAGCTCTACTTTGATGAGATTGTCAAACTTTATGGTCTTCCCAAAACCATAGTGTCTGATAGGGATGTTCGCTTCATGAGTTATTTTTGGAAGACCTTGTGGCATTTAGTGGGcaccaaattgaaattttccactgcatttcaTCCTCAAACTGATGGTCAAACTGAGGTGGTTAATCGTAGTCTAGGCAACCTCCTTCGGTGTCTAATGGGTGAAGTCAATCGGAATTGGGATTCAATTCTTCTTGTAGCCCAACTTGCATATAATAGCTCTGTCAATAGGTCTATAAGtgctagtccttttgaggttgTGCATGGATATACACCTAGGAAGCCCTTAGATCTTTTGCCCATGTCCCCACATTTTAGGATTTTTGAGTCTGCTGAGGCATTTGCACGACATATTCATAATTTGCATAATGAGATTCGCAAAAAAATTCAG GTAGGGGATTATGTCATGACTCGGATTCGATTTGAACGGTTTCCCTCTGGGACCATTAAGAAATTGCAGGCTCGTAGTGCCAGACCATTCAAG ATCAAGGATGGATTTGATGATGGAAAAGATTTGGTTGTTTCAGTGATGTCTGCTATGGGAGAAGAGCAGATCTGTGGCCTTAAAGACATTGGCCCCAAGTAA